The following coding sequences are from one Lolium rigidum isolate FL_2022 chromosome 6, APGP_CSIRO_Lrig_0.1, whole genome shotgun sequence window:
- the LOC124660215 gene encoding EP1-like glycoprotein 2, with amino-acid sequence MACVRVVIVAEELARVALCGNNIVGAVALCCCLLLEGGGVRAQPFDYPTASVPATWANTDASLPHHVVYADGSVARAALLRLNPAGYGPSFAFGFFCTNHRTAPCSDFLLGVAVVYCNSGALMTSVTSGIPQVVWSANRGSPVGAGAVAEITAEGDLVLRSSPGGKVVWSAGTKGRSVAGARIGSDGNLVLFDGTNRTVWQSFDHPTDALLVGQSLQHGARLTANTSTSDWRNGRIYLAVQDDSLSAYVNGKPPQRYYHLGFEKAPGAYATYSNGSLAVFAKPGDTTPLTPIQLPTVGAGTVQYMRLEHDGHLRLYEWRSNAQGWAPVFDVLRLFPDDGCSYPTVCGAYGVCTDAQCSCPDAANFRPVDFRRPNRGCVPAATPATSCSSSRRQGTQHRLVSLRNTGYFNDHGTSMRAVERVSEEACKKACLDDCACAAAQFYYGPDAGDGFCYLQSEVLSMQTLQPEVVHYNSTMHIKVQAKSARS; translated from the exons ATGGCGTGCGTGCGCGTGGTGATCGTGGC AGAAGAGCTAGCTAGGGTTGCCCTCTGTGGCAACAACATCGTCGGCGCCGTCGCgctctgctgctgcctcctcctgGAAGGCGGCGGCGTTCGGGCGCAGCCGTTCGACTACCCTACTGCGAGCGTGCCGGCGACCTGGGCCAACACGGACGCGTCCCTGCCGCACCACGTCGTCTACGCCGACGGCTCCGTGGCGCGCGCCGCGCTGCTGCGGCTCAACCCGGCCGGCTACGGGCCTTCCTTCGCCTTCGGCTTCTTCTGCACCAACCACCGCACTGCCCCGTGCTCCGACTTCCTCCTCGGCGTCGCCGTCGTGTACTGCAACAGCGGCGCGCTCATGACGTCTGTCACCTCCGGCATCCCGCAGGTTGTCTGGTCGGCCAACCGTGGCAGCCCCGTCGGGGCGGGCGCCGTGGCAGAGATCACGGCAGAGGGCGACCTGGTGCTCAGATCATCACCCGGCGGCAAGGTGGTGTGGTCAGCGGGCACCAAGGGGCGGTCCGTCGCCGGGGCGCGCATCGGAAGCGACGGCAACCTGGTGCTATTTGACGGGACGAACAGGACGGTGTGGCAGTCCTTCGACCACCCCACGGACGCGCTCCTCGTCGGGCAGTCGCTGCAGCACGGCGCGCGGCTCACCGCCAACACGTCGACCTCGGACTGGCGCAACGGCCGGATCTACCTCGCCGTCCAAGACGACAGTCTCAGCGCCTACGTCAACGGCAAACCGCCGCAACGCTACTACCACCTCGGCTTCGAGAAGGCCCCCGGCGCCTACGCGACGTACTCCAACGGCAGCCTCGCGGTGTTCGCCAAGCCAGGCGACACAACCCCGCTGACCCCCATCCAGCTGCCCACCGTCGGCGCGGGCACGGTGCAGTACATGCGGCTGGAGCACGACGGCCACCTCCGGCTCTACGAGTGGCGCTCCAACGCACAGGGCTGGGCGCCGGTGTTCGACGTGCTGCGCCTCTTCCCGGACGACGGGTGCTCGTACCCGACAGTCTGCGGCGCGTACGGCGTGTGCACGGACGCGCAGTGCAGCTGCCCCGACGCGGCCAACTTCCGGCCGGTGGACTTCCGGCGGCCCAACCGAGGCTGCGTCCCAGCAGCAACGCCGGCGACGTCTTGCAGCTCGTCACGGCGGCAGGGCACGCAGCACCGGCTGGTGTCGCTGCGGAACACGGGGTACTTCAACGACCACGGCACGAGCATGCGGGCCGTGGAGAGGGTGAGCGAGGAGGCGTGCAAGAAGGCGTGCCTGGACGACTGTGCGTGCGCGGCGGCGCAGTTCTACTACGGGCCCGACGCCGGCGACGGGTTCTGCTACCTGCAGTCGGAGGTGTTGTCGATGCAGACGCTGCAGCCGGAGGTCGTGCACTACAACTCCACCATGCACATCAAGGTGCAGGCCAAATCGGCCAGGTCTTGA
- the LOC124659077 gene encoding uncharacterized protein LOC124659077 — MHLKLAHTLRSRRVFVANDEKPGPPVYTKRQQITYDTSSKTPACREGTAETALEHYNRLNEEDEHELVKAVESVTFFFSGPWMHVNFLARLKGGTTCVELVPKYFFAELRSNPNKKGFSCVSCVKLDPADSETAPVRGCEICRSRIFHPAAGGHRGALTPRSADGDNKQENPAPKTAKALFDAWICKMQQ; from the exons ATGCACCTGAAGCTAGCCCACACCCTCCGCAGCCGCAGGGTCTTCGTCGCCAACGACGAGAAGCCCGGGCCACCGGTGTACACGAAACG GCAGCAGATTACGTATGATACATCATCGAAGACCCCTGCATGCCGTGAAGGCACCGCAGAAACTGCTCTAGAACACTACAACCGACTTAACGAG GAGGATGAGCATGAGCTGGTTAAAGCAGTGGAGTCcgtcaccttcttcttcagcggcCCTTGGATGCATGTCAACTTCCTTGCTAGGCTGAAAGGGGGCACCACCTGTGTTGAGCTCGTCCCCAAGTACTTCTTTGCAGAACTGAGATCGAATCCGAATAAGAAGGGCTTCTCATGCGTCTCCTGCGTTAAGTTGGACCCAG CTGATTCTGAAACAGCACCTGTTCGCGGTTGTGAGATTTGCCGAAGCCGGATCTTCCATCCTGCCGCTGGAGGACACCGAGGTGCTCTGACTCCGCGTTCTGCTGACGGTGACAATAAACAGGAAAACCCCGCTCCCAAAACGGCCAAGGCCCTCTTTGATGCGTGGATCTGCAAGATGCAGCAATAG
- the LOC124665433 gene encoding uncharacterized CRM domain-containing protein At3g25440, chloroplastic-like encodes MAFRLLSRQNLRKLSSSFTLLNPSQKILLSPSLPALRSDVISPGKYLSPFYPFGNSWGARWASYESVNLVLSDDGKPKFEIEEVEPSKKGRYQTKRRLKLQRKREKKKRKEANKNDPRRIRPKGKKIKQKFPTAEARLKYKIEKARLKEAILVEKLKRYEVAKAQGPASKPEDLNGEERFYLKKVSQKKSNYVPIGRRGVFGGVILNMHLHWKKHETVKVICKPCKPGQIQEYASEIARLSGGVPINVVGNDTIVFYRGKDYVQPEVMSPIDTLSKKKALEKSKYEQSLETVRRFIAVSEKELELYYRHVALYGKPESENTDLVHGDGREASSLEMEELKHCGKDQGPHLAGKDFSDIDTMDTSESDEEYDSSSESDVNDVATGDAIESSEDTDVLDHRVL; translated from the exons atgGCATTCCGTCTACTGTCACGTCAAAATCTGAGGAAGTTGTCCtcttctttcactctccttaatccatCCCAAAAGATACTACTTTCACCTTCCCTTCCAGCTCTCAG AAGTGATGTTATTTCTCCTGGCAAATACTTAAGCCCCTTTTACCCGTTTGGGAATTCATGGGGTGCTCGATGGGCTAGCTATGAGTCAGTGAATCTTGTTTTGTCAGACGATGGAAAACCTAagtttgagattgaagaggtggaGCCCTCCAAGAAGGGGAGGTATCAGACAAAGAGGCGTTTGAAGCTTCAGAGAAAACGGGAGAAGAAGAAGCGGAAGGAAGCCAATAAGAATGATCCACGGCGTATCAGACCCAAGGgcaaaaaaataaaacagaaatttcCTACAGCTGAAGCTCGGCTCAAATACAAGATCGAGAAG GCCAGATTAAAAGAAGCTATACTGGTTGAGAAATTAAAGAGGTATGAAGTTGCGAAAGCTCAAGGCCCTGCCTCTAAACCAGAGGATCTCAATGGCGAGGAAAGATTTTATTTGAAGAAAGTTTCACAGAAAAAGTCAAATTATGTCCCAATTGGAAGGCGGGGTGTTTTTGGGGGTGTAATTCTGAACATGCATTTGCATTGGAAGAAACATGAGACTGTCAAGGTTATCTGTAAGCCTTGCAAACCAGGGCAAATTCAGGAGTATGCAAGTGAGATTGCTCGACTGAGTGGTGGTGTTCCTATTAATGTTGTTGGAAATGATACCATAGTCTTCTACCGAGGAAAGGACTATGTTCAGCCAGAGGTCATGTCACCAATTGATACACTGTCAAAGAAAAAG GCACTTGAAAAATCAAAATACGAACAATCGCTGGAGACAGTTCGACGTTTCATTGCAGTATCTGAAAAGGAGCTCGAACTATACTATCGGCATGTTGCACTTTATGGAAAACCAGAATCCGAGAATACTGATCTGGTTCATGgtgatggaagggaagcttcttCACTAGAAATGGAGGAGTTAAAACATTGTGGAAAGGACCAAGGGCCTCATCTGGCTGGTAAAGATTTCTCTGATATTGACACAATGGATACATCCGAGTCTGATGAAGAATATGATTCTAGTAGTGAATCTGATGTCAATGATgttgcgactggagatgctataGAAAGTTCTGAGGACACTGATGTTTTGGATCATCGGGTGTTGTAG